In one Lolium rigidum isolate FL_2022 chromosome 3, APGP_CSIRO_Lrig_0.1, whole genome shotgun sequence genomic region, the following are encoded:
- the LOC124703703 gene encoding disease resistance protein RGA2-like translates to MAMVAVGGMVASAVIKLVIKQISSAIGGEIKLHKNMKKDLEHMKTTLEWVEAVLSDAETLSVTDNAARLWLKLLKDAMYDISDMLDDFEADTDLWAATMNKIKMPRKMKKMQKRLQKIADDRNNYRVLPETRSEDKQIPDIRETAGNVEEAEIIGRTDEKLEILARISRSTTHGTTILPICGIGGIGKTTLARLVFNHSEFKEYSRVWVYVSQKFELKNIGNIIISQLSQERLISDDLHSIDTRLRELFTGKRILIVLDDLWERNPSYLQKLKALLKHGEGSKVLVLVTTREKSIAQDIGTVDPFELPPLSDQMCWDILKVKSMFETRQDKERLEPIGKEIAKKCGGVALAAQSLGHMLKSKTYDVWDSIRSNHIWNLSMSKETLSTHEVLASLLLSYNFMPPHLKLCFAYCAIFPKGHSMISDDLIHQWIALGFMEPSSTFSTWQLGESYITILLEMSFLQHSKIGADFGRFIMHDLVHDLARSVMADEYNLESPNCRYAWLTDCTKPLKSATISPAKIRALHYANIVLESSCLNLSPAKRILVLDLSIDCRRDLTVSIGQLKQVRYLSFSGGQAQINPRCISMLSKLNYLRISSRGLRVLPESISQMKGLMHLDLSGCQNLEGLPFSFGKIRALVHLDLSGCYGVSGIPKALGGLTKLQHLGLSACENLRGLPDVIINLIELRYLNLSRCLQYMFDNSKDQTESFIDSICALPNMKQLDLSWTNYPLIIPDSASRLTKLVLKGCHQIIRFPECVDNIPDFIFIRAMFMNFDVYAGDTSSNIYLLEQASPAELKISQLENVKSPEEAHSINLSEKQTIVDLMLSWTNGADRSVDDVELLAELVPPTTLKTFEIGGYCNIGFPVWLMSISNHLPNLVKMVMQDLPNCKSVPPFGQLPNLQEISLFSMESLEEWDTSYLSGGEDTVNALEGVYIYDCPKLRIRPYLPRSASWSIRKSDNVLLPQRESMSHIDCLTAGDSDMRLHQWGFLHHLLSLRQLILYGWSDLTISPEISRALHSLQELEIRDHKELEELPNNMRQLTKLQSLTLSNCASLRQLPQWLGELASLKTLKMWSCSAMMTLPESIRELTNLQKLQISYCNPELKKWCNAEENQRKLAHIEQKYISIGK, encoded by the exons ATGGCGATGGTGGCAGTCGGGGGTATGGTCGCCTCTGCCGTCATCAAGTTGGTGATTAAACAGATCAGTTCCGCCATCGGAGGCGAGAtcaagctgcacaagaacatgAAGAAGGATCTCGAGCATATGAAGACGACGCTggagtgggtggaggccgtgctCAGCGATGCTGAGACGCTGTCTGTCACGGATAACGCGGCGCGTCTGTGGCTGAAGCTGCTCAAGGACGCCATGTACGACATCTCCGACATGCTTGATGACTTCGAAGCTGACACCGACCTG TGGGCAGCTACGATGAATAAGATTAAGATGCCACgtaagatgaagaagatgcaaaagCGCCTACAAAAGATAGCAGATGACCGTAACAATTATCGTGTTCTACCAGAAACTCGCAGCGAGGACAAGCAAATTCCTGATATCCGGGAGACAGCAGGGAACGTGGAGGAAGCAGAAATCATTGGAAGGACTGATGAAAAGCTGGAAATCTTGGCTCGTATATCTAGAAGCACCACTCATGGGACCACCATCCTTCCCATATGTGGCATTGGAGGCATTGGAAAAACCACCTTGGCGAGATTAGTTTTCAATCATTCCGAGTTCAAAGAATACTCTCGGGTGTGGGTCTATGTGTCCCAGAAATTTGAACTGAAAAATATTGGCAACATCATAATATCACAACTATCACAGGAGAGGCTGATATCTGATGATTTGCATAGTATTGATACTCGTCTTAGAGAGTTGTTTACTGGTAAGAGGATCCTGATAGTTTTGGATGACCTGTGGGAGAGGAATCCTTCTTACCTTCAAAAATTGAAGGCTTTGCTGAAGCATGGTGAGGGGAGCAAGGTGCTGGTCCTGGTTACCACACGCGAAAAAAGCATTGCGCAAGATATTGGCACTGTTGATCCATTTGAATTACCTCCCTTGTCAGATCAGATGTGCTGGGATATACTAAAAGTGAAAAGTATGTTTGAAACAAGGCAGGACAAAGAGCGCTTGGAGCCTATTGGTAAGGAAATTGCAAAAAAGTGTGGAGGTGTGGCTTTAGCTGCTCAATCACTTGGACACATGTTGAAATCCAAGACATATGATGTATGGGATTCCATCAGATCCAACCATATCTGGAATCTATCTATGTCCAAAGAGACATTGTCTACACATGAAGTACTTGCATCCTTGTTGTTAAGCTACAACTTCATGCCTCCACACTTGAAGTTATGCTTTGCTTATTGCGCAATCTTTCCAAAAGGACACAGCATGATTAGTGATGATCTAATTCATCAATGGATTGCTCTTGGATTCATGGAGCCATCTAGTACTTTCTCTACCTGGCAGCTCGGTGAGAGTTATATTacgatacttcttgagatgtcatTTCTTCAACATTCAAAG ATTGGCGCAGATTTTGGACGGTTCATTATGCATGACCTGGTGCATGACCTTGCAAGATCGGTCATGGCTGACGAATATAACTTGGAAAGCCCCAATTGCCGCTATGCATGGCTGACAGATTGTACGAAACCATTAAAGTCGGCCACAATTTCACCTGCAAAGATAAGGGCACTGCATTATGCAAACATTGTTTTAGAgagttcatgtcttaacttatcaCCAGCTAAGCGAATCCTTGTCTTAGATTTAAGCATAGACTGTAGGCGCGATTTGACAGTTTCTATTGGTCAACTGAAGCAGGTGAGGTATCTTAGCTTTTCAGGTGGCCAGGCTCAAATTAATCCTAGGTGTATCAGTATGCTGTCAAAGTTGAATTACCTTCGAATTTCTTCCCGTGGTCTCAGAGTATTGCCAGAGTCGATTAGTCAGATGAAAGGTCTGATGCATCTTGACTTATCAGGTTGTCAGAACTTAGAAGGACTCCCATTTTCATTTGGGAAGATCAGAGCATTGGTACATTTGGATTTATCAGGCTGCTATGGTGTTTCAGGAATACCCAAAGCTTTGGGTGGCCTAACCAAACTCCAACATTTGGGTTTATCTGCATGTGAAAATCTCAGAGGGCTGCCAGATGTCATCATCAATCTCATTGAACTCCGGTATTTAAATCTATCAAGGTGCTTGCAGTATATGTTTGACAACTCAAAGGATCAAACGGAGAGTTTCATTGACAGTATATGCGCCCTTCCCAATATGAAGCAGCTTGATTTGTCTTGGACTAATTATCCTCTTATAATACCAGATAGTGCAAGCCGCCTGACCAAGTTGGTGCTCAAAGGGTGCCACCAGATTATTAGGTTTCCAGAGTGTGTAGACAACATTCCTGATTTTATTTTCATTCGTGCCATGTTTATGAACTTCGATGTGTACGCAGGTGACACTAGCAGTAACATCTATTTGCTTGAGCAAGCTAGTCCTGCTGAGTTGAAAATCTCGCAGCTTGAAAATGTGAAGTCCCCAGAAGAGGCACACAGTATAAATCTGAGTGAGAAACAGACCATTGTAGATTTGATGTTATCGTGGACGAATGGTGCAGATAGATCTGTGGATGACGTGGAGTTGCTGGCGGAGCTAGTGCCACCAACCACTTTGAAGACATTTGAAATAGGGGGTTACTGCAATATTGGCTTTCCAGTTTGGCTAATGAGTATTAGCAATCATCTTCCTAATCTTGTCAAAATGGTGATGCAGGACTTGCCAAACTGCAAGAGTGTGCCGCCCTTTGGCCAACTACCAAACCTCCAAGAGATTAGTCTCTTCAGTATGGAAAGCCTGGAAGAATGGGACACATCGTACTTGAGTGGTGGTGAGGATACTGTGAATGCTCTTGAAGGAGTGTACATATATGATTGCCCCAAGTTGAGGATAAGACCATACCTTCCAAGATCAGCATCTTGGTCTATAAGGAAAAGCGATAATGTGCTCCTACCACAGCGGGAGAGCATGTCACATATTGATTGCCTGACAGCTGGAGACAGCGACATGCGTCTGCATCAGTGGGGTTTTCTTCACCACCTACTCTCCCTCCGACAATTAATACTTTATGGATGGAGTGATTTGACGATCTCACCAGAGATATCCAGGGCCCTCCACTCCCTTCAGGAGCTGGAAATACGGGACCACAAGGAGCTAGAGGAATTGCCCAATAACATGAGGCAACTCACAAAGCTACAATCATTAACACTGTCCAACTGTGCTAGTTTGAGACAGCTGCCACAGTGGTTAGGAGAACTCGCGTCGCTCAAGACACTCAAAATGTGGTCCTGCAGTGCCATGATGACTCTGCCAGAGAGCATTCGAGAGCTCACAAACCTCCAAAAACTGCAAATATCCTACTGCAACCCTGAATTGAAGAAGTGGTGTAACGCAGAGGAGAATCAGAGGAAGCTTGCTCACATAGAACAAAAG TATATCTCAATTGGGAAGTAG